In one window of bacterium BMS3Abin14 DNA:
- the rnfG gene encoding electron transport complex protein RnfG, whose amino-acid sequence MKTGMVRLVVVLGTICLVAALILATVYKVTKAPIAYQMKLEVIRSLQAVLPGMEIDPDSQYIDLPWNKDQTVRVYRASGAGGITGVAFQVIAPDGYSGNILIMMGVLPDGSLGGIEILAHAETPGLGARIVEPSFKDQFKGRSLENTNFKVKKDGGDIDQLTGATISPRAVVGAVRRGLVWFKKNREKVLSNAEGTS is encoded by the coding sequence ATGAAAACCGGAATGGTGCGTCTTGTCGTGGTTCTTGGCACGATCTGCCTGGTTGCGGCTCTTATCCTGGCAACGGTTTACAAGGTGACAAAGGCGCCCATCGCATACCAGATGAAGCTCGAGGTCATTCGGTCCCTCCAGGCCGTCCTTCCCGGGATGGAGATCGACCCGGACAGTCAGTACATCGACCTTCCATGGAACAAGGATCAGACAGTCCGTGTGTACAGGGCCTCGGGTGCAGGCGGTATCACGGGTGTTGCCTTTCAGGTCATCGCTCCGGACGGGTACAGCGGCAACATCCTGATCATGATGGGTGTGCTGCCGGACGGAAGCCTGGGCGGTATCGAAATTCTCGCCCATGCGGAGACCCCGGGCCTGGGAGCGCGGATCGTCGAACCGTCCTTCAAGGATCAGTTCAAGGGGCGTTCCCTTGAGAATACCAATTTCAAGGTCAAGAAGGATGGTGGGGATATAGACCAGCTCACCGGGGCTACAATATCCCCCAGGGCGGTCGTCGGCGCAGTCAGGAGAGGCCTCGTCTGGTTCAAGAAGAACCGGGAGAAGGTTCTCTCCAATGCGGAGGGTACCTCATGA
- the rnfE gene encoding electron transport complex protein RnfE — MTSYREEFTKGIFGENPVFRMVLGLCPTLAVTSSVINGIAMGLATLFVVVCSNTVVAFMRKIIPDKVRIPSFIIIIASFVTVVDLVMAAWAHPMHKTLGLFIPLIVVNCLILGRAEAFASRQPVLRSVVDGLGMGVGFTLSLALLGSVREILGSGTWLGINVLGGAYPDMLVMILPPGAFLAMGGLLGLFNVLQRS; from the coding sequence ATGACGAGTTATCGCGAGGAGTTCACCAAGGGGATATTCGGCGAGAATCCGGTCTTTCGCATGGTACTCGGGCTGTGTCCGACCCTTGCGGTCACGAGCAGCGTTATAAACGGCATTGCCATGGGGCTTGCGACGCTTTTCGTCGTGGTCTGCTCCAATACCGTCGTAGCATTTATGCGGAAGATTATCCCCGACAAGGTCCGTATTCCTTCGTTTATCATCATCATCGCTTCCTTCGTCACCGTCGTGGACCTGGTAATGGCTGCCTGGGCCCACCCCATGCACAAAACACTTGGCCTGTTTATTCCCCTTATCGTGGTGAACTGCCTCATACTCGGCCGGGCCGAGGCCTTCGCCTCCCGTCAACCTGTGCTCAGATCCGTGGTCGATGGACTGGGCATGGGGGTCGGCTTCACCCTTTCCCTGGCTCTGCTGGGGTCGGTCCGCGAGATTCTGGGCAGCGGTACCTGGCTGGGGATCAACGTCCTGGGTGGGGCCTACCCGGACATGCTGGTCATGATCCTGCCCCCCGGGGCCTTCCTCGCCATGGGTGGGCTGCTGGGACTTTTCAACGTTCTCCAGAGATCATAA
- the lpxC gene encoding UDP-3-O-[3-hydroxymyristoyl] N-acetylglucosamine deacetylase codes for MGSLIQQKTLMGTVEFAGIALHTGVETSVRILPGDPDTGYRFRRTDIPGAPEMAATVKNISDTLLSTSVGLNGASVKTVEHLLSALAGSGVDNAVIEVDGDEIPILDGSAAPFVRGIERIGLVDQDVSKRMIRVLREIKAGDQNAHASLSPAESFSVEFTIDFTNPTVGRQSMEFHYSPEAYRKEIAFARTFGFMKDVEKLRENGLALGGSFDNAVVVGDDRVLNPDGLRAPDEFVRHKILDTIGDLSLLGIPILGAYYGHRAGHAINRTLMQEVLANPNRWELVCLEEREPDSIIYRSIQESDLYGINPASP; via the coding sequence ATGGGGAGCCTTATTCAGCAAAAGACACTCATGGGGACGGTGGAGTTCGCCGGCATTGCCCTTCACACCGGGGTGGAGACTTCGGTTCGCATTCTTCCCGGTGACCCTGATACCGGGTATCGCTTCCGGCGGACCGATATTCCCGGTGCGCCCGAGATGGCGGCCACCGTAAAAAATATTTCCGATACCCTTCTCTCCACCAGCGTCGGCCTCAACGGTGCTTCTGTCAAGACTGTCGAACATCTTTTATCCGCACTGGCAGGATCAGGGGTGGATAATGCTGTCATCGAGGTTGACGGTGATGAAATCCCCATTCTCGACGGCAGCGCAGCGCCCTTTGTCCGCGGGATTGAGAGAATCGGGCTTGTGGATCAGGATGTGTCCAAGAGGATGATAAGGGTTCTGAGGGAGATTAAGGCGGGTGACCAGAATGCCCATGCCTCCCTTTCCCCTGCCGAATCATTCAGCGTCGAGTTCACCATCGATTTTACAAATCCGACCGTCGGCCGACAGTCCATGGAATTTCACTATTCTCCCGAGGCTTACCGGAAGGAAATTGCGTTTGCCAGGACGTTCGGATTCATGAAAGACGTTGAGAAGCTAAGGGAGAACGGGCTGGCCCTTGGAGGATCCTTCGATAACGCTGTCGTGGTTGGAGATGACAGAGTGCTGAATCCCGATGGACTGAGGGCCCCCGACGAGTTTGTCCGCCATAAGATCCTCGATACCATCGGGGACCTTTCCCTGCTGGGCATCCCCATCCTGGGGGCCTATTACGGCCACCGCGCCGGCCATGCGATCAACCGCACCCTCATGCAGGAGGTTCTGGCAAATCCGAATCGATGGGAACTCGTCTGCCTGGAGGAGAGGGAACCTGACAGCATTATCTATCGTTCCATCCAGGAGAGTGATCTGTACGGCATTAACCCTGCCTCACCGTAA
- the lysS gene encoding lysine--tRNA ligase, which yields MKNENQDESRIYQQRRGKVDEVRRQGINPYPNHFKREHLAEDVRRELDGLSPEEVEGTGKEFSVAGRVMAIRSFGKAAFFQIQDSSGRIQGFIKKDMVGDEEFGHFKLWDVGDIVGVRGKPFITRTGELTILAARADLLTKSVRPLPEKWHGLKDVETRYRQRYVDLIANSDVRDVFRTRNRLIRNLRRYLDDNGFMEVETPMMQPIPGGAVARPFVTHHNTLDMDLYLRVAPELYLKRLVVGGFERVYELNRNFRNEGISTMHNPEFTMLEFYMAYADYRDLMGFTEDFLRNVVLGTLGAAVTTYQGRQIDFEKPFTRLSFRDALLRVKGFEEPFLDSHESALAFARNNDVPVNDKDPVGKINMKVFEHFIESTLVDPTFVFDYPIDVSPLSRRSDDNPGTAERFELFISGMEVANGFSELNDPRDQEERFRRQVAERETGDEEAHRMDSDYIRALEFGLPPTAGEGIGIDRLVMLITDSPSIRDVILFPHQRSVDSSRGER from the coding sequence ATGAAGAACGAAAATCAGGACGAAAGCCGTATCTATCAACAGCGCAGAGGCAAGGTCGATGAGGTCCGGCGTCAGGGCATCAACCCTTACCCGAACCATTTCAAAAGAGAACACCTGGCGGAGGATGTGCGACGGGAGCTTGATGGGCTTTCTCCCGAAGAAGTCGAAGGGACCGGGAAAGAATTTTCGGTGGCCGGAAGGGTTATGGCAATCAGAAGTTTCGGGAAGGCGGCCTTTTTTCAGATCCAGGACTCCTCAGGCCGCATCCAGGGGTTCATAAAAAAGGACATGGTAGGCGATGAGGAGTTTGGACATTTCAAGCTCTGGGACGTCGGGGATATTGTCGGGGTCAGGGGGAAGCCGTTCATAACCCGGACCGGGGAGCTGACCATTCTCGCCGCCAGGGCCGACCTTCTCACCAAGTCGGTTCGCCCTCTGCCGGAGAAATGGCACGGCCTGAAGGATGTGGAAACACGATATCGGCAGCGTTACGTGGATCTCATCGCCAACAGTGATGTAAGGGATGTTTTCAGGACAAGGAATCGCCTCATCCGGAACCTCCGGCGTTATCTCGACGATAACGGATTCATGGAGGTCGAGACCCCCATGATGCAGCCGATTCCCGGGGGAGCAGTTGCCAGGCCCTTTGTCACCCATCACAATACCCTTGACATGGATCTTTATCTCAGGGTTGCTCCCGAGCTTTACCTCAAGAGGCTGGTCGTCGGCGGTTTCGAGAGGGTCTACGAACTGAACAGGAACTTCCGTAACGAGGGGATCTCCACCATGCACAACCCCGAGTTCACCATGCTGGAGTTCTACATGGCATACGCTGATTACCGTGACCTGATGGGTTTTACCGAGGATTTTCTCAGGAACGTCGTTCTGGGAACCCTCGGCGCTGCGGTGACGACCTATCAGGGCCGGCAGATCGATTTTGAAAAGCCCTTCACCAGATTGTCCTTCAGGGACGCCCTCCTTCGGGTAAAAGGCTTTGAGGAGCCGTTCCTTGACAGCCATGAGAGCGCCCTGGCTTTCGCGAGGAATAACGATGTCCCGGTCAACGACAAGGATCCGGTAGGGAAGATCAACATGAAGGTATTCGAGCATTTCATCGAGTCAACCCTCGTCGATCCCACCTTCGTCTTTGACTACCCGATCGACGTTTCTCCCCTTTCAAGGCGCAGTGACGATAATCCAGGCACCGCGGAGCGTTTTGAGCTTTTTATATCCGGGATGGAGGTAGCCAACGGGTTTTCGGAGCTTAACGATCCAAGGGATCAGGAGGAGCGTTTCCGGCGTCAGGTGGCCGAGAGGGAGACCGGCGATGAGGAGGCCCATCGCATGGACTCGGACTACATCCGCGCTCTGGAGTTCGGGCTGCCCCCCACTGCGGGCGAGGGGATAGGGATCGACCGGCTTGTCATGCTGATCACCGATTCGCCCTCCATCAGGGACGTCATCCTCTTCCCCCACCAGCGCAGCGTTGATTCCTCCAGGGGGGAACGGTGA
- the lolE_2 gene encoding lipoprotein-releasing system transmembrane protein LolE codes for MKHTFEWKVALGHIRSRRHRAFISLVTVISILGVAIGVAALVTVIAVMTGFSTYMQDRILGTTSHILIQGSGEGIKDVDRILDIVSGRDDVKAASPFIAGQALLKIEGDVTGVAVRGIDPAGEGGVTDLSGKMVIGSIDRLDEGGIVIGIEMMRIHGLKPGDTVTLVSPSETSSPFGMVPRMRQFEIKGVFDTGMYQYDTSLILMTLGSAQSFFGMGDRVTGVEVKVRDIYRAGGIAASLQSDLGPGYRVQDWREMNRNLFSALKLEKMTMFIILVLIIIVAAFNIVGALILTVMEKGKDIAILKAMGATRGAIGRIFMLEGLVIGLSGTLLGLLLGLGLSWALANYHLVELPSSIYYVTTIPVRVKFLDVAAISVSAVLVSFLATLYPSGKASSLDPVEVLRYE; via the coding sequence GTGAAGCACACCTTTGAATGGAAGGTGGCGCTGGGCCACATCCGGTCCCGCAGGCACCGTGCATTTATCTCCCTGGTAACCGTTATTTCCATCCTGGGGGTGGCTATCGGAGTCGCCGCCCTCGTTACGGTCATCGCCGTCATGACCGGGTTTTCCACCTACATGCAGGACCGTATCCTGGGAACGACCTCCCATATCCTTATCCAGGGGTCGGGAGAGGGGATAAAGGACGTTGACAGGATCCTGGATATCGTTTCAGGCAGGGATGATGTTAAGGCCGCGTCGCCGTTTATCGCTGGACAGGCTTTGCTCAAGATTGAGGGGGACGTCACAGGGGTGGCTGTCCGCGGGATCGACCCTGCGGGTGAAGGGGGCGTGACCGACCTTTCGGGCAAAATGGTCATCGGATCCATTGACCGGTTGGATGAAGGGGGTATTGTCATCGGTATCGAGATGATGCGCATCCACGGTCTGAAACCCGGCGACACGGTTACGCTGGTTTCACCGTCCGAGACCTCATCGCCGTTCGGGATGGTCCCCCGCATGCGGCAGTTTGAGATCAAGGGTGTCTTTGACACCGGAATGTACCAATATGATACCAGCCTCATCCTGATGACGCTTGGGTCCGCTCAATCTTTTTTCGGAATGGGTGACAGGGTGACCGGAGTTGAGGTCAAGGTCCGGGATATCTATCGGGCAGGCGGGATTGCCGCCTCCCTGCAAAGCGACCTGGGTCCAGGCTACAGGGTGCAGGACTGGCGCGAGATGAATCGAAATCTTTTTTCTGCGCTCAAGCTCGAGAAGATGACCATGTTCATTATCCTCGTCCTCATCATCATCGTGGCAGCGTTCAACATTGTCGGGGCTCTCATCCTCACGGTCATGGAAAAGGGGAAGGACATCGCCATCCTGAAGGCGATGGGGGCTACCAGGGGAGCAATAGGAAGAATTTTCATGCTGGAGGGGCTTGTCATCGGCCTGTCGGGAACACTTCTCGGTCTTCTCCTGGGTCTTGGGCTCTCGTGGGCGCTGGCGAACTATCATCTGGTCGAACTGCCCAGCAGCATCTACTATGTCACGACCATCCCGGTTCGGGTAAAATTTCTGGATGTCGCCGCTATCTCCGTCTCCGCCGTGCTGGTCAGCTTTCTGGCAACGCTGTACCCCTCCGGAAAGGCCTCTTCCCTGGACCCGGTAGAGGTCCTGCGGTATGAATAA
- the lolD gene encoding lipoprotein-releasing system ATP-binding protein LolD encodes MNNPASPPVLRTEGLCKTFHKGGRDIHVLTGVELTLSEGQIAGIMGASGTGKSTLLHLLGGLDRPDGGRVLHRGRDIFSLSDAELAGFRNQEIGFVFQMHYLLSEFTCLENVMMPGVIAGRTWEMVREKARGLLARVGLEDRAEHRPGELSGGEQQRAAVARALVNDPALILADEPTGNLDVRTAESVRDLFFDLNNQLETTFLIVTHNREMAAGFHCRFLLKDGVLRREE; translated from the coding sequence ATGAATAATCCAGCATCCCCGCCGGTCCTGCGGACGGAAGGCCTTTGCAAGACGTTCCACAAGGGGGGCAGGGATATCCATGTCCTGACAGGAGTGGAATTGACCCTTTCAGAGGGGCAGATTGCAGGTATTATGGGCGCTTCGGGGACCGGGAAGAGTACGCTTCTGCATCTCCTGGGCGGTCTTGACAGGCCCGATGGCGGCCGTGTCCTTCATCGCGGGAGGGATATCTTTTCCCTTTCAGACGCAGAGCTTGCCGGGTTCAGAAACCAGGAGATCGGTTTTGTCTTCCAGATGCATTATCTGTTATCCGAGTTCACCTGCCTTGAAAACGTCATGATGCCGGGTGTCATCGCGGGAAGGACCTGGGAGATGGTCCGTGAGAAGGCTCGGGGTTTGCTCGCTCGGGTGGGTCTTGAAGACCGTGCGGAACACAGGCCAGGCGAGCTTTCGGGTGGGGAGCAACAGCGGGCAGCCGTGGCGAGGGCATTGGTGAATGATCCGGCCCTTATTCTGGCCGATGAGCCCACAGGCAACCTTGATGTCCGTACCGCCGAATCCGTGCGGGATCTTTTTTTTGACCTCAACAACCAGCTTGAAACCACCTTCCTGATCGTAACACATAACCGTGAGATGGCTGCCGGATTCCATTGCCGGTTCCTTCTCAAGGACGGCGTTTTGAGGCGGGAGGAGTAG
- the bamA_1 gene encoding outer membrane protein assembly factor BamA precursor, giving the protein MHRTFAPIMTIFLVLGLLISVGSADAAAGKTIVSLDIKGNSRVDSSSIEAALGWKTGDPWNPGMATTGVKAVFDMGMFSRVGIDDRKTDGGFAVKVTVREYPMIIGVSVTGSDALDQSELKKKLTLRSFGFYDPSRLKKNEKIIRDAYRDKGYFNAEVHGAVKESGKGVKITFSVKENHKTYVREIDILGNRALSDKEILSVVQAKELGPLSWISDSAVLNQALIDDDLKRIHLLYLEKGYLDIEVTGPEVRVHPEGGLYVSIRVSEGDRYNIGKLIFSGDWKGIPEFRRGEMEEKSGDIFSRSALLGDIRMLENSYRDQGYAWAKIDPRMTKSTQKGIMDIDLRLSRGPLVRIRRINITGNVKTRDYVVRREVRLVEGKLFSQKKLDDSRRFIRALGFFGKMSITLKDVGDGEADVDIKLGETSSGTLSAGMAYSSVDGLVGTLQLAQGNFFGRGQQAKLNMEIGSNTNTYSVSFTEPRVFSGHYSLSFDLFNTSKDYTNYTQDSKGGGIRVGYRYSDFSSIQLSYRRAKYNVFNVGASASNLIREQEGESTTSAVAISYKYDSRDHPLNPHSGFYFRLSSEVAGGSLGGTNDFFRNRVQASYFKPIYGDLIGSVHTELGIINPYNGDTVPVSERFFMGGLNSLRGFHPRDVGPLDENGDPLGGNRSFLSNIEASYPLMPEAGIKGILFLDVGNVWGADEKPAVADLRADAGFGFHWTSPVGLLRLELGFNLDPRPGELQPGWQFSVGTLF; this is encoded by the coding sequence GTGCACAGAACTTTTGCTCCCATCATGACGATATTCCTTGTCCTGGGGTTACTCATTTCGGTTGGGTCCGCGGATGCGGCGGCGGGAAAAACAATCGTTTCCCTGGATATTAAAGGGAATTCACGGGTGGATTCCAGCAGTATCGAGGCGGCTTTAGGGTGGAAAACAGGTGATCCATGGAATCCCGGCATGGCGACAACAGGCGTCAAGGCTGTGTTCGACATGGGAATGTTCAGTCGTGTCGGAATAGATGACCGGAAGACCGATGGAGGTTTTGCCGTTAAAGTAACGGTCAGGGAATACCCCATGATCATCGGGGTGTCCGTGACCGGCAGTGATGCCCTGGATCAATCGGAGCTGAAAAAGAAACTCACGCTCAGGAGCTTCGGTTTTTACGATCCTTCCCGACTGAAAAAAAATGAGAAGATAATTCGAGATGCCTACAGGGACAAGGGCTATTTCAACGCCGAGGTCCATGGGGCCGTTAAGGAGTCCGGAAAAGGGGTCAAAATTACCTTTTCGGTTAAAGAAAATCACAAAACTTACGTTCGCGAGATCGACATTCTCGGTAACAGGGCGCTGAGCGACAAGGAGATCCTGAGCGTGGTCCAGGCAAAGGAACTGGGGCCTCTTTCCTGGATCAGCGATTCCGCCGTCCTCAACCAGGCCCTCATCGATGACGATCTGAAGAGGATTCATCTCCTTTATCTGGAAAAAGGATACCTGGATATTGAAGTGACGGGTCCGGAGGTCCGGGTACATCCCGAGGGCGGTCTTTATGTCTCGATCAGGGTGTCGGAGGGAGACCGGTATAACATCGGGAAGCTGATCTTCTCGGGGGACTGGAAGGGCATTCCGGAGTTCCGGCGGGGCGAAATGGAGGAAAAATCCGGGGATATCTTCAGTCGAAGCGCACTGCTCGGCGACATCCGGATGCTGGAAAATTCCTACAGGGACCAGGGGTATGCCTGGGCGAAAATTGATCCCAGGATGACAAAATCCACCCAAAAGGGGATTATGGACATCGATCTGCGCCTTTCCCGGGGCCCGCTGGTGAGGATTCGAAGGATCAATATCACCGGAAACGTCAAGACGAGGGACTATGTCGTACGACGTGAGGTGAGGCTGGTTGAGGGGAAACTGTTCAGCCAGAAAAAACTCGACGATTCCAGACGGTTTATCAGGGCGCTGGGATTTTTCGGCAAGATGTCGATAACCTTGAAAGACGTCGGTGACGGTGAGGCGGACGTTGACATCAAGCTGGGGGAGACCTCAAGCGGCACTCTGTCGGCGGGGATGGCCTACTCCTCGGTGGACGGGTTGGTGGGAACCCTTCAGTTGGCCCAGGGCAACTTTTTTGGGCGGGGACAGCAGGCCAAGCTGAACATGGAGATTGGGTCCAACACCAACACCTACAGCGTAAGCTTCACGGAACCCAGGGTTTTCTCGGGCCACTACTCCCTGAGCTTTGATCTTTTCAATACCAGCAAGGATTATACGAACTACACCCAGGACAGCAAGGGAGGCGGCATCAGGGTGGGCTACCGGTACTCGGATTTTTCCAGCATCCAACTCAGCTACAGACGGGCGAAATACAATGTTTTCAACGTTGGCGCAAGCGCCTCGAACCTCATCAGGGAGCAGGAGGGCGAGAGCACCACTTCAGCCGTGGCCATCAGCTACAAATATGATTCAAGGGACCATCCCCTGAACCCCCATAGCGGTTTTTACTTCAGGTTATCCAGTGAGGTTGCAGGGGGAAGCTTGGGCGGCACCAACGATTTCTTTCGCAACCGCGTCCAGGCGAGCTACTTCAAACCTATTTACGGTGATCTGATAGGATCGGTTCATACTGAGTTGGGCATAATTAATCCGTACAATGGGGACACCGTCCCTGTTTCAGAGCGGTTCTTCATGGGCGGCCTGAATTCGCTCAGGGGGTTTCATCCCCGGGATGTCGGGCCTCTGGACGAAAATGGCGATCCTCTGGGGGGCAACCGGTCATTTCTCTCCAATATCGAGGCATCGTACCCTCTCATGCCGGAGGCCGGGATAAAGGGAATCCTGTTCCTTGACGTTGGAAACGTCTGGGGCGCCGATGAAAAGCCGGCCGTAGCCGATCTTCGGGCGGACGCCGGTTTCGGGTTTCACTGGACTTCGCCGGTAGGGCTGCTTCGCCTGGAACTTGGATTTAACCTGGACCCGAGACCCGGGGAACTCCAGCCTGGATGGCAGTTTTCCGTCGGGACACTCTTCTGA
- a CDS encoding periplasmic chaperone, which produces MHIRIGTVVVMPLFLLGLLAPAQVGAASLVKIGVVDLQKALNATTEGMTAKESLRKRHQAKQEKVDAMKTELDSMGEKLKSPVLSESAQADLKEAYMKKKAELIDFVARAKANEGKENREMSSGILEGLVGITKEVAAERGFSLVIEESRGGIVYSSKDIVDLTESIVKIYNERMPGMGAK; this is translated from the coding sequence ATGCACATCAGGATTGGAACCGTAGTTGTAATGCCACTTTTTCTGCTCGGTCTCCTTGCTCCGGCACAGGTTGGCGCTGCGTCCCTGGTCAAGATCGGCGTCGTCGACCTCCAGAAGGCTCTTAATGCCACAACCGAGGGGATGACCGCCAAGGAATCTCTGAGGAAAAGACACCAGGCGAAGCAGGAAAAGGTAGACGCCATGAAGACGGAACTCGACTCCATGGGTGAGAAACTTAAAAGCCCCGTACTCAGTGAGTCCGCCCAGGCAGATCTCAAAGAGGCCTACATGAAGAAGAAGGCGGAACTCATCGATTTTGTTGCCAGGGCCAAGGCGAATGAGGGGAAGGAGAACAGGGAGATGTCCTCCGGAATCCTTGAGGGGCTCGTAGGGATTACCAAGGAGGTCGCCGCAGAAAGGGGATTTTCCCTCGTCATCGAGGAGAGCAGGGGCGGGATCGTCTATTCGTCGAAGGATATCGTTGATCTGACCGAAAGCATAGTCAAGATATACAACGAGCGTATGCCCGGCATGGGAGCAAAATGA
- the lpxD gene encoding UDP-3-O-acylglucosamine N-acyltransferase, which translates to MKEITLKELARILNAELVGDGRVVVTGIRPLEEARSSDLSFLSNSRYSSSLETTRAGGIIVSPGTLTEGRNLLIVDDPYFGFALAMEAFFGEDYIPSGISERASVHAGASVGSDPSLHPFAVVEKGAVVGDRVTLMSGAFVGQGAVIGDDTVLHPHVVVEKKCVIGSRVIIHAGTVIGSDGFGFAREGKRHRKIIQSGIVRIGDDVEIGANCAVDRAVLGETVIGNGCIFDNLIQIAHNVRIGENVILVGQSGIAGSSTLGDNAIVAAQSGVAGHLNIGEGAVVASKTAVYKDVLPGTRVAGIPAVGLGEWKRSAAMIKKLGSMRKRIRVLERRVGHNVEGEAEETE; encoded by the coding sequence ATGAAGGAGATCACCTTAAAGGAGCTGGCCCGTATTCTGAATGCCGAACTGGTGGGGGACGGGCGGGTTGTGGTTACAGGTATTCGTCCTCTGGAAGAGGCCCGGAGCTCGGACCTGTCATTTCTTTCCAACTCCAGGTACAGCAGTTCCCTGGAGACGACCCGGGCTGGAGGAATCATCGTCTCACCCGGCACACTCACTGAAGGCAGGAACCTCCTGATTGTTGACGATCCCTATTTTGGCTTCGCACTGGCCATGGAGGCATTTTTCGGTGAAGATTACATCCCTTCCGGCATCAGTGAGCGGGCATCTGTCCATGCAGGGGCAAGTGTCGGATCCGATCCCAGCCTCCATCCCTTCGCGGTGGTGGAAAAAGGGGCTGTGGTGGGAGACAGGGTGACTCTCATGTCTGGTGCTTTCGTGGGGCAGGGAGCGGTGATCGGCGATGACACGGTGCTCCATCCCCACGTGGTGGTGGAAAAAAAATGTGTGATCGGCAGCCGTGTCATCATCCATGCCGGAACGGTCATCGGCAGCGATGGGTTCGGCTTTGCCAGGGAGGGAAAACGGCACCGTAAAATCATCCAGTCGGGTATTGTGAGGATTGGGGATGACGTGGAGATCGGGGCCAACTGTGCGGTGGACCGGGCGGTGTTGGGCGAAACGGTCATCGGGAACGGTTGTATCTTCGATAATCTGATACAGATTGCACATAACGTCCGGATCGGGGAGAATGTCATCCTGGTAGGCCAGTCGGGTATCGCGGGGAGTTCCACGTTGGGTGACAATGCCATCGTTGCGGCCCAATCGGGGGTGGCCGGCCACCTCAACATCGGTGAGGGCGCCGTCGTCGCCTCCAAAACCGCTGTGTACAAGGATGTTCTTCCGGGAACCCGGGTGGCGGGGATCCCGGCGGTCGGTTTGGGTGAGTGGAAAAGGTCGGCCGCCATGATAAAGAAACTGGGCTCCATGCGGAAGAGGATCAGGGTACTGGAGAGGAGAGTCGGCCATAATGTGGAGGGGGAAGCAGAGGAGACGGAGTGA
- the fabZ gene encoding 3-hydroxyacyl-[acyl-carrier-protein] dehydratase FabZ, with the protein MDVNEIMKILPHRYPFLLIDRIDELIPGKKAIGIKNVTINEGFFQGHFPEHPVMPGVLILESMAQVGGILAFASVADADNLEKEAGRKVVYFMSIDKVKFRRPVVPGDQLRHEVSVLKLKGNVLHIDCRTYVGERVVAQGEMKAMLVDRDRAAGRAEEGK; encoded by the coding sequence ATGGATGTTAACGAGATAATGAAAATCCTGCCCCATAGATATCCGTTCCTGCTCATCGACAGGATAGACGAGTTGATACCGGGGAAAAAGGCGATTGGGATAAAGAATGTGACTATCAATGAGGGTTTCTTCCAGGGGCATTTCCCGGAACACCCCGTGATGCCCGGAGTCCTCATCCTTGAGTCGATGGCACAGGTCGGGGGGATTCTGGCCTTTGCATCGGTGGCGGATGCCGACAACCTGGAAAAGGAAGCCGGCCGCAAGGTTGTCTACTTCATGTCCATCGACAAGGTGAAATTCCGTCGTCCCGTTGTTCCGGGTGACCAGCTGCGGCATGAAGTGTCGGTGCTGAAGTTAAAGGGTAATGTTCTGCACATCGACTGCAGGACCTACGTCGGGGAGCGGGTCGTTGCTCAGGGTGAAATGAAGGCGATGCTCGTCGACAGGGACAGGGCCGCCGGCCGGGCGGAAGAGGGAAAATGA